The DNA segment ACTTCACCCTGCTGGACGCCTCGGCCGGCCTGCCCTTCTCGCACCTCGCCGGCCCCGCCTGCCGCCCGCCGGTCAACCGCCTCGTGGCCGGCTTCGACCCGGTGGCCCTGGATGCCTACGGGGCGGGGCTCCTCGGGAGGGACTGGCGCGAGATCGGGCACATTCACGCCCTCCACGGCGAGCTGGGCCGGGCCGAGCCCCTCGAGGTCACGGTGCCCGCCTGACCGCCGCCGGGCCGGGCCTTGCATCCCCGGCCGGGACCGTGCTAGCGTGGAGGCGCTCCCGTGCAGGCGGGCCCGCCGGATCCACCGGCCGCGAGTCCATCCATGCCCAGCATTCCCAGGGCCGCCGCCCCCTCCGCCCGGCTCCGCGGCCTCCTTCTCTGGCTCCTCCTCCCGCTGTGCCTCTCCTCCTGCGGCTGGATGGTCGACCGCGCCACGAGCCGCCTGGCCGCCGACCTCACCGAGGCCATCCGCAACCAGGACGACCCGGAGACGGTGCGCCAGGGGGGCCCGGCCTACCTCCTCCTGGTGGACGCCCTTATCGCCGGGTCCCCGGACAACGAGGAACTCCTCTCCGCCGGGGCCTCGCTCTACGGCGCCTACGCCGGCTTCTTCGTGGACGACCCGGCCCGCGCCCGGCGCCTGGCCGGAAAGGCCCTCGGCTACGGCGCCCGGGCCCTGTGCCGGCGCCGCGCGGCCGCCTGCGCCCTCCGGGGCCTCCCCTTCGACGCCTTCCGCTCGGCCCTCGACGGTTTCGGCCGCGGCGACGTCCCCGCCCTCTTCGGCCTCGCCACGGCCTGGACCGGGTGGATCCAGGCCAACGCCAACGACTGGAACGCCGTGGCGGAACTCCCCAAGGTCCAGGCCCTCCTGCGGCGGATCCTGGAGCTGGACGAGGGCTACCGGGCGGGCGAGGCCCACCTCTACCTCGGCGCCCTCCTCGCCCTCCGCCCGCCGGCCCTGGGGGGGCGGCCCGAGGCGGCGCGGCGCCACTTCGAGCGGGCCATCGCCCTCTCCGGCGGCCGGAACCTCATGGCCAAGGTCCTCTACGCCGAGCGCTACGCCCGGATGGTCTTCGACAAGGCCCTCCACGACCGCCTGCTCCGCGAGGTCCTGGCGGCCGACCCCTCGGCCCCGGGCCTCACCCTCACGAACACCCTGGCCCAGGAGCGGGCGCGGCGGCTCCTGGCCGAGAGCGACGCCTACTTCTGAGCGCCCGGCCCCGGTGCCTCCCCCCGCGCCCCTTGGCCCGAAGGGCGATCCCGGGTAATAATCCCGGGTGAGCCCCTCGCTCCCGGGAGACCCCCCATGATCCGACCCGCCGCCCTCCTCGCCGCCGTCCTCGCCCTCGCCGCCGTCCTCGCCCCGGCCCCGCCCGCGGGCGCGGGCACCGTGGTCTTCAAGATCGCCACCCTCTCCCCCGAGGGGGCGCCCTGGATGGTCCACATGCGCGAGGGGGCCGCGGAGATCGCCCGCCGCACCTCGGGCCGGGTCGCCTTCAAGTTCTATCCCGGCGGGGTCATGGGCAACGACCAGAGCGTGCTCCGCAAGATCCGGGTGGGCCAGCTCGGGGGCGGCGCCGTCACCGGCGGCAGCCTCTCCTCCGTCTTCCCCGACGTCGCCGTCTACGGCATCCCCTTCCTCTTCGACTCCCTGGACGAGGTGGACTACGTCCGCCGGCGCATGGACCCCGGCATCCTCGAGGGGCTCGAACAGCGGGGCTTCGTGAGTTTCGGCCTGGCCGAGGGCGGCTTCGTCTACCTCATGTCCGCGGCCCCCATCCGCGCCGTGGCGGACCTCCGGCGCCGAAAGGTCTGGGTGCCCAGCGGCGACGTGGTGAGCACCACCGTCTTCAAGGCCCTCGGCGTCACCCCCATCCCGCTCCCCCTGGCGGACGTGCTCACCGGCCTCGAGACCGGCCTGGTGGACACGGTGGCCACGTCCCCCATCGGGGCCATCGCCCTCCAGTGGCATACCCGGATCCGGTACCTCACCGACATCCCGCTGAGTTACGTCTACGGGCTCCTCGTGGTGGACCGGCGCCTCTTCTCGCGCTTGTCGCCGGCGGACCAGGCCGTGGTGCGGGAGGTGATGTCCCGGGTCTTCCGGGAACTCGACCGCCAGAACCGCGACGAGAACCGCAAGGCCCTCGAGGCCCTCCGCCGCCAGGGGATCACCTTCGTGGAGGCGCCGCCGGAAGAGGTGGCCGAGCTCAAGCGGATCGCCGCCGGGGCCGTCGACGACCTGGCCGGAAAGGGCGTCTACCGGCCGGCCACCCTGGCGGCCCTCAGGACACACCTGGCCGAATACCGGCGCCGGGCCGCGGCGGCACGGGGAGGGCCCTAGCCAGTGCCCGACGGCGGACGCCCGGGGCCGGCCCTCCTCCGGCTCCTCGCCCGGCTGGAGGACGCCCTGCTCGTGGCCCTCCTCGGGGCCATGGTGGCCCTGGCGGGGCTCCAGATCGTGCTCCGCGAGCTCTTCGGCTCGGGGCTCGCCTGGTCCGGGCCGCTGCTCCGGATCCTCG comes from the Dissulfurirhabdus thermomarina genome and includes:
- a CDS encoding TRAP transporter TatT component family protein, translating into MPSIPRAAAPSARLRGLLLWLLLPLCLSSCGWMVDRATSRLAADLTEAIRNQDDPETVRQGGPAYLLLVDALIAGSPDNEELLSAGASLYGAYAGFFVDDPARARRLAGKALGYGARALCRRRAAACALRGLPFDAFRSALDGFGRGDVPALFGLATAWTGWIQANANDWNAVAELPKVQALLRRILELDEGYRAGEAHLYLGALLALRPPALGGRPEAARRHFERAIALSGGRNLMAKVLYAERYARMVFDKALHDRLLREVLAADPSAPGLTLTNTLAQERARRLLAESDAYF
- the dctP gene encoding TRAP transporter substrate-binding protein DctP, which codes for MIRPAALLAAVLALAAVLAPAPPAGAGTVVFKIATLSPEGAPWMVHMREGAAEIARRTSGRVAFKFYPGGVMGNDQSVLRKIRVGQLGGGAVTGGSLSSVFPDVAVYGIPFLFDSLDEVDYVRRRMDPGILEGLEQRGFVSFGLAEGGFVYLMSAAPIRAVADLRRRKVWVPSGDVVSTTVFKALGVTPIPLPLADVLTGLETGLVDTVATSPIGAIALQWHTRIRYLTDIPLSYVYGLLVVDRRLFSRLSPADQAVVREVMSRVFRELDRQNRDENRKALEALRRQGITFVEAPPEEVAELKRIAAGAVDDLAGKGVYRPATLAALRTHLAEYRRRAAAARGGP